From one Streptomyces sp. CA-210063 genomic stretch:
- a CDS encoding RHS repeat-associated core domain-containing protein: MAPVGALPNAQAAGLTAGDGLGKPDLPEQRDSDVREVTGLGAKKARAAVAEAKKQNTAQARRAAAEQHATWPKPGRVTTTVPASRKGSATAKVGGLPVTVAPAGGAKAAAGETVIRVLDRKATKAAGVKGVLLTATAADPGRAEVSVDYSAFASAYGGGWSGRLGLVRLPACVLTTPKKAVCRTQTSLDSHNDIADQTVSAAVPLAETPSSSSASASSSTATVLALAATSTTSSSGSGDYSATQLSSSSTWEAGGSSGAFTWSYGLDTPPAAAGPAPSLNLSYDSGGIDGRTASTNNQSTQVGEGFEISSSSYIERSYGSCDKDGQDDKFDLCWKYTNASLVLNGKSSELVKDDTTGAWRLKNDDASTVTHSTGADNGDGNGEYWTVVTGDGTKYVFGLNKLSGAGTERTNSVWSVPVYGDDAGEPGYDQGSALADRSATQAWRWNLDYVEDLRGNAMSYWYTAETNHYAKNGASTGTTEYTRGGYLTKILYGQRASALFSGVTSNKVTFTYEERCTADDCSELTDATSDNWPDVPFDTICKKDADCDATGPSFFTRKRLTQVDTFAWSAAAGAFTAVDSWAFTHEYLDGGDIGDTSDQTLTLKSIRHTGKNGTAITLPPVTFTYQMRENRVDATDNILPLTRPRILSVTSETGAITRVTLSEPECVRGSVMPSAPDENTRSCYPQYWNINGAEEASIDWFHKYRVLAVGTSDPTGHNDGVTNAYSYADPAWHYNDNPLVPSDERTWSIWRGYGKVTATKGTGSNQTKTVSVYLQGMNGDRLLKADGTLDPDARRSATVAGVDVGGLDVADQTDSDPYAGFLREKITYDGSTPVAVAVNDPWSRKTATQHKSYADTEAYYVRTKRTAAHTYLTASSSWRTRASSTTYDDYGMAVIVDDEGDTAKSTDQTCTRTWYARNTGLGINSLVSRTRSVGRTCSVGESDLSLPTSSATRGDVLADTATVFDSTSATAWSASQTPTLGLPTWVGRASAYPASATGGERHPTAWQTVVKTTYDTATAKLGRPLSVTDAAGNTTSTAYTPTDTGPLTRTVITNPKSQKSYNYFDPASGFPTKVYDVNTKLTETTYDALGRVTAVWLPNRLRSGEQSANYTFGYSVTNADTSWTSKSALKADGDTYNTAYTVYDSLLRTLQTQSPTPLGGRLLTDTRYDSRGLAYETYADIFDQDATPSGAYVRAEYGEAPKQTATTYDGAERPIHNTFYVGGVKRWTTTTSYTGDSTATTAPAGGSATRVITDALGRVTERREYSGTSPADTAYGAGAGTGAAYTSTAFTYTRDGKQDTITGPDASVWSYDYDLFGRTTGSTDPDTGETTTGYTALDQVSWTKDAEDRVVISAYDVLGRVAGTWRAASTADLTSTTEEQVAANQLTGYTYDTLAKGQLDTSVRYVGGSGTSGTAYTQKVTAYDALYRATGTQLVLPSSDAFVTSGAVPSATLDFSTYYKIDGTQDHIKEPAAGGLAAEQIQTKYNDLGLPTSVSGAQGYVLETSYSALGETEQLTLGTSYATGTKKAYITNTYEDGTGRLTQSVVTDQTHGYELQELNYTYDDAGNVTSITDPTTLGGTSAADNQCFAYDGYRRLTEAWTPATADCATSGRTTANLGGPDPYWSSYTYKDSGLRATETTHTAAGDTKNTYCYTGDQPHTLTAVTTGSSCTGVTPSHVYDDTGNTTTRPDGTATQSLTWNEEGKLAKTVEGSTSTGYVYDAGGTLLIRRNASGETVLYLGATEVHLDTSTSTAKYWAQRYYSVGGSTIAMRTNQSGTEVLSYQAGDHHGTSTLSLTATDQTVTKRRLTPFGEKREGGTGPWIDDKSFLGMTADTSTGLTHVGAREYDPSIGRFISVDPVLALDQHQSLNGYAYANQNPVTFSDPTGLFCDGCSIDNDDSVWGTDDGPYDANGNHAPSGSGGTKTNSGTASSDDTVLPRGCGLAGQPPCGSLFAPPVIEGPVVLTPAPDYSPAVRETALAGCSWVPILGWGCDAYDLTRAWGEGDTYGIAAGVAGFIPWGDILKAPRQADNIADAIKGAEKGEAPRTSDGKYSKRDGEPGRDGAADEANAWEQLEVDGAVVMRKETPVSAPGFRPRKYDGTVEVNGQWYGIEVKGGTARKNPQQRKFDDWLNKPGNTVTTSDGRTLVGVFDVWIDR; this comes from the coding sequence ATGGCGCCGGTGGGTGCGCTGCCCAATGCGCAGGCCGCCGGCCTTACGGCAGGGGACGGTCTGGGCAAGCCCGATCTGCCCGAGCAGCGGGACAGCGACGTGCGCGAGGTCACCGGCCTGGGTGCCAAGAAGGCTCGTGCGGCGGTTGCGGAGGCGAAGAAGCAGAACACCGCCCAGGCCCGGCGTGCCGCCGCAGAGCAGCATGCCACCTGGCCCAAGCCGGGCCGGGTGACGACGACCGTTCCCGCATCCCGCAAGGGCAGTGCCACCGCGAAGGTGGGCGGTCTGCCGGTCACCGTCGCCCCGGCGGGCGGTGCCAAGGCCGCCGCAGGCGAGACGGTGATCCGGGTGTTGGACCGGAAGGCCACCAAGGCCGCCGGTGTGAAGGGCGTCCTGCTCACCGCGACGGCCGCCGACCCCGGCCGGGCCGAGGTCTCCGTGGACTACTCGGCGTTCGCCTCCGCGTACGGCGGCGGCTGGTCGGGACGGCTCGGACTGGTGCGGCTGCCCGCCTGCGTACTGACCACACCGAAGAAGGCGGTCTGTCGCACACAGACATCGCTGGACTCGCACAACGACATCGCCGACCAGACGGTCTCCGCCGCGGTGCCGCTGGCCGAGACCCCGTCCTCTTCGTCCGCCTCCGCCTCTTCCAGCACGGCGACCGTGCTCGCTCTCGCCGCGACATCGACCACGTCCTCCTCAGGCTCCGGCGACTACTCGGCGACCCAGCTGTCCTCGTCGTCCACCTGGGAGGCGGGTGGCTCGTCCGGAGCCTTCACCTGGTCGTACGGCCTGGACACACCGCCCGCGGCGGCCGGTCCCGCCCCGTCGCTGAACTTGTCGTACGACTCCGGCGGTATCGACGGCCGCACCGCCTCCACCAACAACCAGTCCACCCAGGTCGGCGAGGGATTCGAGATCTCCTCCTCGTCCTACATCGAGCGCTCCTACGGTTCCTGTGACAAGGACGGCCAGGACGACAAGTTCGACCTGTGCTGGAAGTACACCAATGCCTCTCTCGTCCTGAACGGCAAGTCCAGCGAACTGGTCAAGGACGATACGACCGGGGCGTGGCGACTGAAGAACGACGACGCGTCCACCGTCACCCACTCCACCGGCGCCGACAACGGTGACGGCAACGGCGAGTACTGGACCGTGGTCACCGGCGACGGCACCAAGTACGTCTTCGGTCTCAACAAGCTCAGCGGTGCCGGCACCGAGCGCACCAACTCCGTGTGGAGCGTGCCGGTCTACGGCGACGACGCGGGCGAACCCGGCTACGACCAGGGCAGTGCCCTCGCCGACCGGTCCGCGACCCAGGCCTGGCGCTGGAATCTCGACTACGTCGAAGACCTGCGCGGCAACGCCATGTCGTACTGGTACACGGCGGAGACCAACCACTACGCGAAGAACGGCGCCTCGACCGGCACCACCGAGTACACCCGGGGCGGCTACCTCACCAAGATCCTCTACGGGCAGCGAGCGAGCGCTCTGTTCTCCGGTGTCACCTCCAACAAGGTCACCTTCACCTACGAGGAGCGCTGCACCGCCGACGACTGCTCGGAGCTGACGGACGCCACCTCCGACAACTGGCCGGACGTCCCCTTCGACACGATCTGCAAGAAGGACGCCGACTGCGACGCGACGGGGCCGTCCTTCTTCACTCGTAAGCGGCTCACCCAGGTCGACACGTTCGCCTGGTCGGCGGCCGCCGGCGCCTTCACCGCCGTGGACTCGTGGGCGTTCACGCACGAGTACCTGGACGGCGGTGACATCGGGGACACCAGTGACCAGACACTCACGCTGAAGAGCATCCGGCACACCGGCAAGAACGGCACCGCGATCACGCTCCCGCCGGTGACCTTCACGTACCAGATGCGGGAGAACCGGGTCGACGCCACCGACAACATCCTGCCGCTGACCCGCCCCCGCATCCTGAGCGTCACCTCGGAGACGGGAGCGATCACCCGCGTCACCCTCTCCGAGCCGGAATGCGTCCGGGGCTCCGTCATGCCGAGCGCCCCCGACGAGAACACCAGGTCCTGCTATCCGCAGTACTGGAACATCAACGGCGCCGAAGAAGCCTCGATCGACTGGTTCCACAAATACCGCGTCCTCGCGGTCGGCACCTCCGACCCCACCGGCCACAACGATGGCGTGACGAACGCCTACTCCTACGCCGACCCCGCCTGGCACTACAACGACAACCCCCTTGTGCCGTCCGACGAGCGCACCTGGTCCATCTGGCGCGGCTACGGAAAGGTGACCGCCACGAAGGGCACGGGGAGCAACCAGACCAAGACCGTCTCGGTCTACCTCCAGGGCATGAACGGCGACCGCCTGCTCAAGGCGGACGGCACGCTGGACCCCGACGCCCGCCGCTCGGCCACCGTCGCCGGGGTGGACGTCGGCGGACTCGACGTGGCCGACCAGACGGACAGCGATCCCTACGCCGGCTTCCTGCGCGAGAAGATCACCTACGACGGCTCGACCCCGGTCGCCGTCGCGGTCAATGACCCCTGGTCGCGCAAGACCGCCACCCAGCACAAGTCGTACGCGGACACCGAGGCGTACTACGTCCGGACCAAGCGCACCGCCGCCCACACCTATCTGACGGCCTCGTCGAGCTGGCGCACCCGTGCCTCCTCCACAACGTACGACGACTACGGCATGGCCGTCATCGTCGACGACGAAGGTGACACGGCCAAGTCCACCGACCAGACCTGCACCCGCACGTGGTACGCCCGCAACACAGGCCTCGGCATCAACTCCCTGGTTTCCCGGACCCGTTCGGTCGGCCGGACCTGCTCGGTCGGCGAGTCGGACCTGTCCCTGCCGACGTCGTCCGCCACCCGCGGCGACGTGCTCGCCGACACGGCCACCGTGTTCGACAGCACCTCGGCCACCGCGTGGAGCGCCTCCCAGACTCCGACTCTGGGTCTTCCCACCTGGGTCGGCCGCGCCTCCGCGTACCCGGCGTCGGCGACCGGGGGCGAACGTCATCCCACCGCCTGGCAGACGGTCGTCAAGACGACGTACGACACGGCGACGGCAAAGCTCGGACGTCCCCTGTCCGTGACCGACGCGGCGGGCAACACCACCAGCACCGCCTACACCCCGACCGACACGGGCCCGCTGACCCGGACCGTCATCACCAACCCCAAGAGTCAGAAGAGCTACAACTACTTCGACCCGGCAAGCGGCTTCCCCACCAAGGTCTACGACGTCAACACCAAGCTGACCGAGACGACGTACGACGCCCTGGGCCGGGTCACCGCCGTATGGCTGCCCAACCGCCTCCGCTCAGGAGAACAGTCCGCCAACTACACGTTCGGCTACTCCGTCACCAACGCCGACACGTCGTGGACCTCCAAGTCGGCCCTCAAGGCGGACGGCGACACCTACAACACCGCGTACACCGTCTACGACTCGCTGCTGCGCACCCTGCAGACCCAGTCCCCGACCCCGCTCGGCGGCCGGCTCCTGACCGACACCCGCTACGACAGCCGGGGCCTGGCCTACGAGACGTACGCCGACATCTTTGACCAGGACGCGACCCCGAGCGGCGCCTACGTCCGCGCCGAGTACGGGGAGGCGCCGAAGCAGACGGCCACCACGTACGACGGGGCCGAGCGGCCCATCCACAACACGTTCTACGTCGGTGGCGTCAAGCGCTGGACCACCACGACCAGCTACACCGGTGACTCCACCGCCACCACCGCCCCGGCCGGCGGCTCCGCGACCCGCGTGATCACCGACGCGCTGGGCCGCGTCACCGAGCGGCGCGAGTACTCGGGCACCTCCCCGGCCGACACCGCCTACGGAGCAGGTGCCGGCACCGGAGCCGCCTACACCTCCACCGCCTTCACCTACACCCGTGACGGCAAGCAGGACACGATCACCGGCCCCGACGCTTCCGTCTGGTCCTACGACTACGACCTGTTCGGCCGCACGACCGGCAGCACAGACCCGGACACCGGCGAGACCACCACCGGCTACACGGCCCTCGACCAGGTCTCCTGGACCAAGGACGCCGAAGACCGCGTCGTGATCTCCGCGTACGACGTCCTCGGCCGGGTCGCCGGCACCTGGAGAGCGGCGTCCACGGCCGACCTGACCTCCACCACCGAGGAACAGGTCGCCGCCAACCAGCTCACCGGGTACACCTACGACACGCTGGCCAAGGGCCAGCTCGACACCTCGGTCCGCTATGTGGGCGGCAGCGGTACCTCGGGCACGGCGTACACCCAGAAGGTCACGGCCTACGACGCGCTGTACCGGGCCACCGGGACGCAGCTCGTCCTGCCGTCGAGCGACGCCTTCGTGACCTCCGGCGCGGTGCCGTCCGCGACGCTGGACTTCTCGACGTACTACAAGATCGACGGCACCCAGGACCACATCAAGGAACCCGCCGCTGGTGGTCTTGCGGCCGAGCAGATCCAGACGAAGTACAACGACCTCGGGCTGCCCACGTCGGTCTCCGGCGCACAGGGGTACGTGCTGGAGACGTCCTACTCCGCCCTGGGTGAGACCGAGCAGCTGACGCTGGGGACTTCGTACGCCACGGGCACGAAGAAGGCGTACATCACCAACACCTACGAGGACGGCACGGGCCGCCTCACCCAGTCCGTGGTCACCGACCAGACCCACGGCTACGAGCTCCAGGAGCTCAACTACACCTACGACGACGCGGGCAACGTCACCTCGATCACCGATCCCACCACTCTCGGCGGGACCTCGGCGGCGGACAACCAGTGCTTCGCGTACGACGGTTACCGCCGCCTGACTGAGGCCTGGACCCCGGCCACGGCCGACTGCGCGACCTCGGGCCGCACCACCGCCAACCTCGGCGGCCCCGACCCGTACTGGTCCTCGTACACGTACAAGGACTCCGGCCTCCGCGCCACCGAGACCACGCACACGGCCGCCGGCGACACCAAGAACACGTACTGCTACACCGGCGACCAGCCCCACACCCTGACGGCCGTGACCACCGGGTCCTCCTGCACGGGCGTCACCCCGTCCCACGTCTACGACGACACGGGCAACACGACCACCCGCCCCGACGGGACGGCGACCCAGTCACTGACCTGGAACGAGGAAGGCAAACTCGCCAAGACGGTCGAGGGCAGCACCAGCACCGGATACGTCTACGACGCGGGCGGCACCCTCCTCATCCGCCGCAACGCCTCCGGCGAGACCGTCCTCTACCTCGGCGCAACCGAGGTCCACCTCGACACGAGCACCAGCACGGCCAAGTACTGGGCCCAGCGCTATTACTCCGTCGGTGGCTCGACCATCGCGATGCGCACCAACCAGTCCGGCACCGAGGTCCTGTCCTACCAGGCCGGCGACCACCACGGGACGTCGACTCTGTCCCTCACGGCCACCGACCAGACCGTCACCAAGCGCCGCCTGACCCCGTTCGGCGAAAAGCGCGAGGGCGGGACCGGTCCCTGGATCGACGACAAGTCCTTCCTCGGCATGACCGCCGACACGAGCACCGGCCTCACGCACGTCGGCGCCCGCGAGTACGACCCGTCGATCGGCCGTTTCATCAGCGTCGACCCGGTCCTGGCCCTGGATCAGCACCAGTCCCTCAACGGCTACGCGTACGCCAACCAGAACCCGGTCACTTTCTCCGACCCGACCGGCCTCTTCTGCGATGGCTGCAGCATCGACAACGACGACTCGGTCTGGGGCACGGACGACGGACCGTACGATGCCAACGGCAACCACGCGCCAAGCGGCAGCGGCGGTACCAAGACCAACAGTGGAACGGCTTCCAGCGACGACACTGTCCTGCCACGCGGTTGCGGCCTCGCAGGCCAACCCCCGTGCGGGAGCCTCTTCGCCCCGCCCGTGATCGAGGGCCCCGTGGTATTGACCCCGGCGCCGGACTACTCCCCGGCAGTCAGGGAGACAGCGCTCGCCGGGTGTAGCTGGGTTCCCATCCTCGGCTGGGGCTGCGACGCCTACGATCTCACGCGGGCATGGGGCGAAGGCGACACCTACGGCATCGCTGCGGGAGTTGCCGGATTCATCCCCTGGGGAGACATCCTCAAGGCACCCCGACAGGCCGACAACATTGCCGATGCGATCAAGGGCGCCGAAAAGGGGGAAGCCCCGCGCACCTCGGATGGAAAATATTCAAAGCGTGACGGTGAGCCTGGTCGGGATGGCGCTGCGGATGAAGCGAATGCCTGGGAGCAGTTGGAAGTGGATGGCGCAGTCGTCATGCGTAAAGAGACCCCGGTGTCTGCGCCAGGGTTCCGGCCCAGAAAATATGACGGCACCGTTGAGGTGAACGGCCAGTGGTATGGAATCGAAGTGAAGGGCGGAACAGCCAGGAAAAATCCACAACAGCGGAAATTTGATGATTGGCTGAACAAGCCTGGAAACACGGTCACCACTTCGGACGGGCGCACACTGGTCGGAGTGTTTGATGTGTGGATAGATAGGTAG
- a CDS encoding LamG domain-containing protein produces the protein METGERVEIVGERTEYATTYANPDGETFSLSMSTVPVRVRQTDGAWAEPDATLEQRADGTIGPKAAVTDLSFSGGGDGGGLVTVAEGGQSLTVGWPGELPEPTLDGASAVYVDVLPGVDLRLTATTEGYREVLVVKSAEAAASDELQRLDFPVEAQGLTLRGGAGGGLDAVDENGNAVFRTPTARQWDSAGDAASSETSAMSLASSDTDSAADDSSAHDGEFTPDPAKGPSDGDASAVLPVTADDDSITVVPDADLLTGADTVYPLYIDPDVSWGESERTVLSSDGDTFYNFSGGDDGEGVGYCSTYVTGGYAYYCGSGYKQRMYFEFSPSKLRGKRVLDATFRVTERWSMSCEKTTIDLIRTPNISSSTKWPGPTSNWDKLGDQSFAAGRGTMCDPSQPDAPLEFNDNPSQSYENLTDTVKAFAAGSFSRLTLMLKAHDESDPNGWKRFDDDAVLDVTFVAVPATPTSPGVRSGESSFCETDASDPDVLSDPTPTLTAVAQTQPGGESGAQLRTHFYVQKKNSDGTWSTVTEPVRPLSPDSVGDGKTVDVSSPVTLSEGTAYRMGVFTRSYYNGGNSFLESASTAASKGYCYFMVDTTRPKAPVITLGDPYSVCTANACTAAGGPGVKGAFTFAPASGDASTVVAYRYKLSSSSTWSPTISGTTVTRQIAPELSGTQVLQVRALDNVGTGRWGATASVRFNVKESEGATGRWRFDDSAPGSGGTTAADTAMAEGTRHPATLYAAGAGWSSLARRGTDDRSLWLNDTSDTTMQSGYAATSGPVVNTQSSFTVSAWAYLTEKSAYRTVLSQTGSDRSGFSLYYSAGQDKWVFLWSWSDGGTRRYVGANADAAGVPLKAWTQVAGVYNAENKTIQLFVNGRAQGSPVALPSGAATQTPDGRMQFGRAEYTAGSPQDYWRGRVDEVAVFQQALQPGDVAKETRLLDTTETATATELVAAWNPDGASGTTLADTVSGYGRTLTLSGGASLDGEAIVLDGTDDAATVTGPVVDESGSFTVTTEVDLDQAVLNTKSTGFTAQVLGQRSADGSAWGLWYEQTGTETRFDDEDNPYEVPVGFWRFGRLAAGGTFTAVDSDSAAVIGSRVRLTGVYDAQAGTIALYLDATQNDTDLAYTAVIGSGELAVGKGYVGNSWGHHLPGKISDIRIWAGAPADEAQVDTMTSG, from the coding sequence GTGGAGACCGGCGAGCGCGTGGAGATCGTGGGGGAGCGCACCGAATACGCGACGACGTACGCGAATCCGGACGGGGAGACTTTCTCCCTGAGCATGTCCACGGTTCCGGTCCGAGTGCGGCAGACCGATGGGGCGTGGGCCGAGCCGGACGCGACGCTGGAGCAGCGGGCCGATGGCACGATCGGTCCGAAGGCTGCCGTGACCGATCTGTCGTTCTCCGGCGGAGGTGACGGGGGCGGCCTCGTCACCGTGGCGGAGGGCGGGCAGTCGCTGACCGTCGGGTGGCCGGGTGAGCTTCCCGAACCGACGCTCGATGGTGCGTCGGCGGTGTATGTGGACGTACTGCCGGGCGTCGATCTGCGGCTGACCGCGACGACCGAGGGCTACCGCGAGGTGCTGGTGGTCAAGTCGGCCGAAGCGGCGGCGAGTGACGAGCTGCAGAGGCTGGACTTTCCCGTCGAGGCGCAGGGACTGACACTGCGGGGTGGCGCCGGTGGCGGTCTGGACGCGGTCGACGAGAACGGCAACGCCGTGTTCCGTACGCCCACCGCGCGTCAATGGGACTCCGCCGGGGACGCGGCGAGCTCGGAGACGTCGGCTATGTCGCTCGCGTCGTCGGACACGGACAGCGCGGCGGACGACTCCTCCGCTCACGACGGTGAGTTCACACCTGACCCCGCCAAGGGACCCAGCGACGGCGACGCTTCCGCCGTACTACCCGTCACAGCCGACGACGACTCGATCACGGTCGTTCCCGATGCCGATCTGCTGACCGGTGCCGACACGGTGTACCCGCTGTATATCGACCCCGACGTCTCCTGGGGCGAGTCCGAGCGCACGGTGCTGTCCTCGGACGGTGACACCTTCTACAACTTCTCCGGTGGTGACGACGGTGAGGGTGTCGGTTACTGCAGTACGTATGTGACCGGCGGGTACGCGTACTACTGCGGTTCGGGTTACAAGCAGCGGATGTACTTCGAGTTCTCGCCGAGCAAGCTGCGCGGCAAGCGGGTGCTGGACGCCACGTTCCGCGTGACCGAACGCTGGTCGATGTCCTGCGAGAAGACGACCATCGATCTCATCCGTACGCCGAACATCTCGTCCTCGACGAAGTGGCCCGGCCCGACCAGCAACTGGGACAAGCTGGGTGACCAGAGCTTTGCGGCTGGGCGTGGCACGATGTGTGATCCGAGTCAGCCGGATGCGCCGCTCGAGTTCAACGACAACCCGAGCCAGAGTTATGAAAACCTCACCGACACGGTGAAGGCATTCGCGGCCGGAAGCTTCTCCCGTCTGACGCTGATGCTGAAGGCGCACGACGAGTCGGACCCCAATGGGTGGAAGCGGTTCGACGACGATGCCGTGCTGGATGTGACCTTCGTGGCCGTCCCGGCCACGCCGACCAGTCCCGGTGTGCGCTCCGGGGAGAGCTCCTTCTGCGAGACGGACGCGAGCGACCCCGACGTGCTCTCGGACCCCACGCCCACGCTCACCGCGGTGGCGCAGACCCAGCCGGGCGGGGAGAGCGGGGCGCAGTTGCGTACCCACTTCTACGTGCAGAAGAAGAACAGCGACGGGACGTGGAGCACGGTCACCGAGCCGGTGCGGCCCCTCTCCCCTGACTCCGTCGGTGACGGCAAGACGGTGGACGTGAGTTCGCCGGTGACACTGTCCGAAGGGACGGCGTACCGGATGGGCGTCTTCACCCGCTCGTACTACAACGGTGGGAACAGCTTCCTTGAGTCCGCCAGCACCGCCGCGTCCAAGGGCTACTGCTACTTCATGGTGGACACGACCCGCCCCAAGGCGCCGGTGATCACCCTCGGCGACCCGTACTCGGTGTGCACGGCCAACGCGTGCACCGCGGCCGGTGGCCCTGGTGTGAAGGGCGCGTTCACCTTCGCTCCGGCGTCGGGCGACGCGAGCACTGTCGTCGCCTATCGCTACAAGCTGTCGTCGTCCTCGACGTGGTCGCCGACGATCTCGGGAACGACGGTCACCCGGCAGATCGCCCCCGAGTTGTCGGGCACACAGGTGCTCCAGGTGCGGGCGCTGGACAACGTCGGCACCGGGCGCTGGGGTGCGACCGCGAGCGTGCGGTTCAACGTCAAGGAGAGCGAGGGCGCGACGGGGCGCTGGCGTTTCGACGACAGCGCGCCCGGTTCTGGTGGGACGACGGCGGCGGACACCGCTATGGCCGAGGGCACGCGGCATCCGGCGACCCTGTACGCGGCGGGCGCCGGCTGGTCCTCGCTGGCACGGCGGGGTACGGACGACCGCTCGTTGTGGCTGAACGACACCTCCGACACCACCATGCAGTCGGGCTATGCCGCGACCTCTGGGCCGGTGGTCAACACCCAGTCGTCGTTCACCGTTTCGGCGTGGGCGTACCTGACCGAGAAGAGCGCGTACCGGACCGTGCTCTCGCAGACCGGCAGCGACCGCTCGGGCTTCTCCCTCTACTACTCGGCCGGCCAGGACAAATGGGTGTTCCTGTGGAGTTGGTCCGACGGCGGTACCCGACGCTACGTGGGTGCGAACGCGGACGCGGCGGGTGTGCCGCTGAAGGCGTGGACCCAGGTGGCGGGCGTGTACAACGCCGAGAACAAGACCATCCAGTTGTTTGTCAACGGCCGCGCCCAGGGCAGTCCGGTGGCTCTGCCGTCCGGCGCGGCGACACAGACGCCCGACGGGCGGATGCAGTTCGGCCGTGCCGAGTACACGGCGGGCAGCCCCCAGGACTACTGGCGGGGCCGGGTGGACGAGGTCGCGGTGTTCCAGCAGGCGCTCCAGCCCGGCGATGTCGCCAAGGAGACCAGGCTGCTGGACACCACCGAGACAGCGACGGCCACCGAACTCGTGGCCGCCTGGAACCCGGACGGCGCGAGTGGTACCACGCTGGCCGACACCGTCAGCGGCTACGGCCGCACGCTGACCCTGTCCGGCGGTGCCTCGCTGGACGGTGAGGCGATCGTCCTGGACGGCACCGACGACGCCGCCACCGTCACCGGGCCGGTCGTCGACGAGTCCGGCTCGTTCACCGTGACCACCGAGGTGGACTTGGACCAGGCGGTGCTGAACACCAAGAGCACCGGCTTCACCGCCCAGGTTCTCGGCCAGCGCTCTGCTGATGGCTCGGCCTGGGGACTCTGGTACGAGCAGACCGGCACCGAGACCAGGTTCGACGACGAGGACAATCCCTACGAAGTACCCGTCGGGTTCTGGCGCTTCGGCCGCCTCGCCGCCGGCGGCACGTTCACGGCCGTGGACTCCGACAGCGCGGCGGTCATCGGTAGCCGGGTCCGGTTGACCGGGGTGTACGACGCGCAGGCCGGCACCATCGCCCTCTACCTCGACGCGACACAGAACGACACGGACCTCGCCTACACGGCTGTGATCGGGTCGGGTGAACTCGCCGTCGGCAAGGGCTATGTGGGCAATTCCTGGGGCCACCATCTGCCCGGCAAGATCTCGGACATCCGGATCTGGGCGGGCGCGCCGGCGGACGAGGCGCAGGTGGACACCATGACCAGCGGCTGA
- the tsaD gene encoding tRNA (adenosine(37)-N6)-threonylcarbamoyltransferase complex transferase subunit TsaD, translated as MADEPLVLGIETSCDETGVGVVRGTTLLADAIASSVDEHARFGGVVPEVASRAHLEAMVPTIDRALKEAGVSAKDLDGIAVTAGPGLAGALLVGVSAAKAYAYALGKPLYGVNHLASHICVDQLEHGALPEPTMALLVSGGHSSLLLSTDITSDVRPMGATIDDAAGEAFDKIARVLNLGFPGGPVIDRYAREGDPGAIAFPRGLTGPRDPAYDFSFSGLKTAVARWIEAKRAAGEDVPVRDVAASFQEAVVDVLTRKAVRACRDQGVDHLMIGGGVAANSRLRVLAQERCEAAGIRLRVPRPKLCTDNGAMVAALGAEMVARGRAASDWDLSADSSLPVTDPHVPGRAHDHVHEVGKENLYS; from the coding sequence ATGGCTGACGAACCCCTGGTCCTGGGGATCGAGACCTCCTGCGACGAGACCGGCGTCGGCGTCGTGCGCGGTACGACACTGCTGGCCGACGCGATCGCGTCGAGCGTCGACGAGCACGCCCGTTTCGGCGGGGTGGTGCCGGAGGTCGCCTCGCGCGCGCATCTGGAGGCGATGGTCCCGACGATCGACCGCGCGCTGAAGGAAGCGGGGGTGAGCGCGAAGGACCTCGACGGCATCGCGGTCACCGCCGGGCCGGGGCTCGCGGGTGCGCTGCTGGTCGGCGTCTCGGCGGCGAAGGCGTACGCGTACGCGCTGGGCAAGCCGCTGTACGGCGTCAATCACCTCGCCTCCCACATCTGCGTCGACCAGCTGGAGCACGGGGCGCTGCCCGAGCCGACGATGGCACTGCTCGTGTCCGGGGGCCATTCGTCGTTGCTCCTTTCGACGGACATCACGTCGGACGTACGGCCGATGGGCGCGACGATCGACGACGCGGCGGGGGAGGCCTTCGACAAGATCGCGCGGGTGCTCAACCTCGGGTTCCCGGGTGGTCCGGTCATCGACCGGTACGCGCGGGAGGGTGACCCGGGCGCGATCGCGTTCCCGCGCGGGCTGACCGGGCCCCGCGACCCGGCCTACGACTTCTCCTTCTCGGGTCTGAAGACCGCCGTGGCCCGCTGGATCGAGGCCAAGCGCGCGGCGGGGGAGGACGTTCCGGTGCGGGATGTCGCGGCTTCCTTCCAGGAGGCCGTGGTGGATGTGCTGACGCGCAAGGCCGTGCGGGCGTGCCGTGATCAGGGGGTGGATCATCTGATGATCGGCGGGGGTGTCGCCGCCAACTCCCGGCTGCGGGTGCTGGCGCAGGAGCGGTGCGAGGCGGCCGGGATCCGACTCCGGGTGCCTCGGCCGAAGTTGTGCACCGACAACGGGGCGATGGTGGCGGCGCTGGGCGCGGAGATGGTCGCGCGGGGGCGGGCCGCTTCGGACTGGGATCTGTCGGCGGACTCGTCGTTGCCGGTGACGGATCCCCATGTGCCGGGGCGTGCGCATGACCACGTTCACGAGGTCGGCAAAGAGAACCTGTACTCGTGA